The Spea bombifrons isolate aSpeBom1 chromosome 4, aSpeBom1.2.pri, whole genome shotgun sequence genome segment GGTTGTTATTTTGACCTAATTTCTGATATATCCCTACATGGACATTGAGAATAATCCAGCGGAATCCCCAACACATGGAAATTCCAAAACCACCCCTCCTGAGTCCCGTCAAGAatggagaaggggggggggagatgaGGAAACACTCATCCTCTATGCAGAGCACCAAATAAGGAGGGGATTGTCGGGGGGGATTGTCGGGGGGATTAGCATCTTTTAATCCACCTACGAACCTGGTGGGTAAAATGTCCATACTTAACCACAGGTGGATTTTTCACTGTGCTCAAACCTGTGAGCACCAGAAGACTTATTCCACCCCCAAACACAGACGCCCGTGGCATGGCGTTGATCACAGGGCAGTTTTGGAGCAGTGTTTCTCCCTCCGCATTACCTTTTCTGGTTCATGGAGGTCTCCTGGCTCCAGCAGCCCGTGCTTGGGTTGTATGAATGGACGGCGCTGATTTCCTGCCCGTTCTCCCGACTCCCACCGGCCACAAAGAGATAGTTGTGGAGCGTCGTGGCGCCGTAGCCTTGCACCCTCAGCATGCTTTGGGGTATTTCGCCGGGCATGCTTTGCCAGCCGCCTCTCCCATCTTGGTAACGAAGCAGTACCCAGGAATCGATACCTTGCTGCGAGAGAACCAGGAGGCTGGGTACGCCCCGGAGCCTCTCCTGTAGGACGCTCTCCTTCAGGCTCTCTGGGCTCTCTCGGAAGTCAGTCCGTCGCAGCATTAGATGGTAATGAGTAGCCATGAAATTTAGAGCAGCAGATGCCAGATCCCATTGGCCGTGCAGCTGAGATACGTCCAGCAGATCCAGACACGTATCTAATGAGATCGAGGACTGAAGAAGGGACAGAAGGCTCTGGACCTGCAGGTAGCAGGCGGCTTCCACCAGAGCCTGCAGAGGACCTCGTGATCCATCCTGCAGAGGACCTTGTGATCCATCCTGCAGAGGACCTTGTGATCCATCCTGCAGGTCGCTGTCCGGGTTCTCTTGCAACTTGCAACACTCCGTATCCTCAAGGGCCTCCTGAGACAAGGCTTGGATACTACAGTCGGTGTTACGTTCTTGAAGGGGCCCCCCGGTGATGTGCCGCAGAACTCCCTCCAAGCCTTCTGGACTCAGGCCATGCAGAGTCACCGCTTCCCCACTGCTCTCGCGCATCCCTGAACGAAAGAGAGCTTGGAAGAAGCCGCTGTGGGCCACCAGCAAGTCTCTGGATACAAAGTAACATCTGGAACCCAAGAGAATCTGCACGGTGGACTTCGAGGACATCACAAATTCCCACTATTACCTGACAAATATTATCACCAAGACCAGTCAAAAGCATCCCACCACTCTCCACCAACAAAAATGAGACATCACCTGGCCAACCCTCAACCCAACGTCAACAGAccacctgccagcagatcatgCGGTTTGCCCCCAACACGTTCCACGGCCTCTCACCGGCAGATCGCCAAGCAGGTCCcaactaaaaaatagaatttatataaCTTTGTAGAACACAAACCTCAGATGGACTAAACGCAGCACGACAGCATGCAGCTTCCACCCAAACCACAAGAACCACACACAGACCCCCCAATAACACGGGAAACTTTCACAATCTCacccaaaaaacagcagcaaggGAGCCCCACGGCCCAAAAATACCCCCCAGAAGTCTTTATCTATGAGGAGTTCAGTGTCAGCACTTCACGCCGGACTTACCCAACATCCTGCGCAgaatgccaacagacaccagaCGTGCCAACCATGCGGTGACTCCAAAGATTACCAAAACACAAGCAAAGTATCAGGAGATGCCCTCACACAATATAACACAAGCGCGCTAATACCTCGTATCTACATCCTCAGATTTATCTGCGTATCTACAGCGAGCATCATTAACCCTCTAAAGACCCCTGCAGGGTGAGCCCCCTCCACTGCTCTATGCCCCCACCCCTCGTCTTCTTGTCTTTACCCCCAACATTCAGATCCCCCCACCAGTCCCTAAACCGACGGCAAACCAGAACCAGAGCATTTCACTTCCTGCAACCGCTGCAGCGAAAACACAGCCCTCCCAGTACACACCGCCCCCCTCCCAGTACAGACACACCTACTACTCCCAGTACACACCGCCCTCCTCCCAGTACAGACACAGCCCTCCTCCCAGTACAGATACACCTACTACTCCCAGTACAGACACACCTACTACTCCCAGTACAGACACAGCCCTCCTCCCAGTACAGACACAGCCCCCCTCCCAGTACACACCGCCCTCCTCCCAGTACAGACACACCTACTACTCCCAGTACACACCGCCCCCCTCC includes the following:
- the KLHL42 gene encoding kelch-like protein 42, with the translated sequence MSSKSTVQILLGSRCYFVSRDLLVAHSGFFQALFRSGMRESSGEAVTLHGLSPEGLEGVLRHITGGPLQERNTDCSIQALSQEALEDTECCKLQENPDSDLQDGSQGPLQALVEAACYLQVQSLLSLLQSSISLDTCLDLLDVSQLHGQWDLASAALNFMATHYHLMLRRTDFRESPESLKESVLQERLRGVPSLLVLSQQGIDSWVLLRYQDGRGGWQSMPGEIPQSMLRVQGYGATTLHNYLFVAGGSRENGQEISAVHSYNPSTGCWSQETSMNQKRCNFRLLAVGGALYAVGGQSLRTVECYYPAQDTWTPVAPLPDTLVEFSACESLGNIYVVGGYTPRGRNLNVLRYCPSADQWSVFDAYQHHVRKQQMVSLEETLFLVGGFLRDARSGLSEESLSVRSYNTKTRSWNFLKINTSKSGLSVSCTLHNDGIYILSRDMNITTVGRHRVFLKYCVFTGVCKYVHGPPSEGSNMQLCSMYLPQAL